The Fusarium keratoplasticum isolate Fu6.1 chromosome 4, whole genome shotgun sequence genome contains the following window.
GAAGGCCAGCTCGGAAAACTGGCAACTTGATTGGCTCGGTATTTGCAAGTCCGCAATCTTACCTGAGTTGGCTAGAGCCTAAATCTGACAGCGCACGTCCAACTCGAACGTCCCGCCGTCAACCAGCAAAGATTATAGTTGCGAATAGCGTTTGGATAATGGGTTCTTGTGTTCCAGCTCTCAAGTCAATGGCAAGTATAAATAAGGTATGAAAGCAATTGTCGCTATCACCTTCACACTCTGTACTACTTTCGAGTTCCTGCTAAGCAAACTTTCCTAACCTTTTTCCATATCGTCACTCAAGACAGCCAAGTTCAGCTCGTCGCAATGGCCAACAAAGTCGAGATCCCCCCTTCTCAACATGTCGTTGAGGTATCTGTCATCAATAGTACGACCTTTGTCCGCATGCCCCTGGGTTTCTTCGTGAAGAACCCTCTGCCCGGTCATGAGAACTTGGAATGCCCTTCGTTTGTATTCCTTGTCAAACACCCTTCCGGGAAGAAGGTTCTCTTTGACTTAGGCCTTCGAAAGGACACCGAGTCCTTTCCGCCAGTCATTCGCCAAGGCATGGCCTCTTTGACCATGCACTCTGAGAAGGACGTGGCTCAGATCCTTCAAGAGGATGGCGGGGTAGCGCTGAACGAGATCAACAGTATCATTTGGAGGTAAGGACAAAGTAACTATGGTAGGAAATGGTCACTAACGTTATCATGATGTACTCAGCCACTGGCATACTGATCATACCGGCGATCCTTCAACTTTCCCATCCAGCACGGAGCTCGTTGTTGGCCCTGGCTTCAGGGACGCCTTCCTACCAGCGTATCCTACTAACCCTTACGGGTTGATACTTGAGAGCGACTACGAGTATGTTcacgcccctccccctccttaGCTCTTGCACTGCTGTATCGGTCCCTAACACATGAACTTAGAGGACGTCAACTCCGGGAAATTGACTTCACCAATGGAATTCAAATTGGTGACTTCCGCGCCGTAGACTTTTTCGGCGACGACAGTTTCTACTTGCTGGATTCCCCAGGCGTAAGCATGCCCTCAGCTATTATAAGAATTGGTCAAGTGACTAACGAAAACTCCTAGCATGCCGTCGGGCACATGTGTGCCTTGGCACGTACTACTCCATCATCATTCATCTTCATGGGTGGCGATAGTTGTCATCATTGCGGCAGTCTGAGGCCTAGCAAATACCTGCCTCTACCGGACCAAGTTTCACCTTCGCCGTTCTCCGTCCCGCCATACTCACCAGGCAGCATCTGTCCCGGTGCTCTCCTCGAGGCAATCCATCCAAAGCGCAGCCGCACAGTGCCATACTACAGGGATTTGTCCGAGGCTCAAGGCCGGGATGTTGCGGAAGCAGAGGCAACCATTGATAAGATGACTGCCTTTGACGCAAGCGAGGACGTGTTCGTTGTTCTAGCACATGACGGGAGTCTTTTGAACGTGATTGACTTCTTTCCTAAGAGCGCAAATGACTGGAAGGAAAAGGGCTGGAAGGAGGCTGGCCGATGGAGATTTCTTGAGGATTTCAAGGGCGCTGCCGCCAACAGTGACGCTGCTTGAGTCATGCGTAGAGGACGTAGTGTTGAGACCGTACGACTAAGAATGTCCGATCTGTGATGGCTGGGATATGGATACTATGTAGGGAGCTGTGCTTCCCTCAGACACAGGTAACTTAGACTTTTCAACAACATATCACCTCCCATACTCCCGCAATATTGCTTCATCACGTAGGATTCTCATTGCATATGTTActggaggatgaagagataGAGAGGATTGGCTCACTGTATATGTGATGTTGTTTGGGAAAGGTCGTCCAGCTGTCAAGGGCGCAGTTGCAAGAAATCAAAGACACGATATATATTGTGTGCCATATTTGACGAGGGACTTTGACTGTGCGTTGAAGCTCTCGATTTAACTAAATGAGAGACTGAAGTTAGTTGTATCCTTCCTTGGATCTGGTCCTATTCGTCAGCGATGATGAAGTGTTCCTAACGATTTGTTTCATCCAAGGTTTGACCCTTCTTGGTCATACAGCCCGTGTGTCAGCGGCCTTAGTTATACGATGTGACACCTTTCCCTTCGCCAATCCCATCAGTTCTAATATATTCCGTGAATATGACTTCTCGCAATTTTCTCTTTAGGTGTCAAATACCTAAATCTTTGGCAGAAATATAGCTAGGATTATTCTAAATTAGTAAAGCTTCGTAAAGAGATAGAACTCTTAAAGCGCGAGGGGTTAGTAGTAAAACGGGAAAGTACCCGCAAGCCCttaaaagaattattatatttaattataaatattagaTATGTAGCTATTTACCGCCTATGTATGAACTTAGTTAGATTAAAATGGTTTCCCGCTAATGCGGAAGACCTTGCCAAAGCTCTGGGGAGGGTGATAAGGGGAAAAAAGTTCGTTGGCTGCAAGCGACGCGGGGGATGACGCTAGGACTTGCCCACAAAGCCAGTATTGCGAGCCACAACGGGGTTCTGAGCCTAAATGAGTTAGGTAAATACAGAGACGGAACAAGTTCAACTGAGCCAGAATGAGTTAGCTAGATGCGGGGACGGAACAAGTGTAACCGAGCCTGAATGAGTTAGGTAGGTAAATGCAGAGACGGAACAAGTTCAACCGAGTTAGAATGAGCTGTGAGATGCGGGGACGGAACAAGCTTTGAACTCCAAGCGAGCAGCACTCCACCTTCTCCGCAGGAGGATGATCGACCTTGTTCTACGCGGCACACGGCATCGAATGTGGAGAGGCAGGCCAGCAGGTATCAGCCATGTGATGAGCACTTCTATACACAGTAATGTTTGCTTTAGGCAGAAGAGACTTGCTCGGAGCTTAGCGTCCCCTTCCAATCAGTTCTGTGACAGCGCCATTGTCAGGGAACCCACCTGGACTAGAATGACCAACCGGCCCCAAGACTCGACTCGATTCTCTCAATTACCCCCAAGATGATATGCATTGAAATCACCACTTCCGTTTCGGACCTCTATGGCGAATTTACCAGAACTTGTCTCCGAGGCTTGTGTCAGTACCTTGTTCTCAAGTTGGATGCAGCTAGCGTTGTCCTGTAGGACCGACGTATAGATAGATACATATATTACAGTGGATAGCCGGACCCAGCTCACTACAGGTCAACTCGTTCATCCTACCGATTACAAGTTTCGTGTAGACGCATCCTACATCTATAATAGACATGAGTGTATTCACTCCACTCAGTCTGGTTGCCCTTGCCACGGTGTCGCCTGGCAAAGGCCGGTCAAGGCAGACGGGAGCACCAGTATTCAACATTGATGGAAAGAATCAACACTTCGCTGCAACCAACACCTGATAGATGAGCCACCCCACGTCAGACGACGATGTCGAGCAAGCCATGCCTCAGATTGCCGACAGTGGATTGAAAGTCACACGTGTCTGGGCATTTGGGAACACCAACAGTGGTACCGATCAGCCTGTGTACTTTCAGTTCCTCGATACGGCCAAGAAAACCATCACTATCAACACTGGGGCCAACGGCATTGCGCGCCTCTACGCCGCCGTCACTACCGCGGAGAAGCACAGCATTCACCTAGTACTGCCGATGTTGAATAATTGGGGTGACCGGGGCAGCATTAAGACCTACCGTGCTTACTTTGGATGGACCCATGCAGAGGCCCAGCAAGCCTACAAAGACTATGTCACTTTCATCGTCGATCGATACAAGGACTCCCCAACTATATTTTCCTGGCAGCTCTACAACGAGGCTCCAGTGTCAGAACTGCAAAAGCGGTGTGATCATTGGCTGGGCCACAGAGATATCCGGTTTCATCAACTCGCTGGACCCAAACCATCATGTATCGTTGGGTGATGAAGGGTGGCTCTGTTCGGACGACACCAGTCTCGTCTACGCGTACTCTTTCTCCGAGGGTATTGATTTCGAAGCCAATCTGAAGATCCCCACACTTGACTACGGGACGGTACATATATACCCCATCGGTTGGAGTTACACGTACCCTTGGGGCGACCAATGGATTCGTGGCCATGCAGCACTGGCACTCAAGTATAGCAAGCCCATCGTTCTGGAAGAATACGGTGTCGAGAGCACAACCTCAAACCGCACGGCTGTGCTGAAGGAGTGGCAACAAACCATCCTGGACAGCGACAATACGTACGACAGCTTTTGGCAATTCGTGACGAACTTTCCCAATGGTGCGAATACTTACGACGACTACGCGATTTTCTATGGTACATAAGAGTAGCAGGGCGTGGTGATTGATCATGCTCAGGCTATGAGCACCAGGGCTGTCTCATCTGCTGGCCGTCGCAGACCCTCCTCACGCCATTCAAACTAGCCTGTTCTCTGGGTGATTGCATTCTTTGTAGCGTCGACGTtgttgccatcttcatcgacttCCCTAGCAGCGAAGAATGAAGCAGAATCTAGCACTGCCTGTGGACTTGGACCCATAACAGCAGATGCAATGTATCTATTCTGATAAGAACAAATATCttctatatatatc
Protein-coding sequences here:
- a CDS encoding Mannan endo-1,4-beta-mannosidase, which produces MSHPTSDDDVEQAMPQIADSGLKVTRVWAFGNTNSGTDQPVYFQFLDTAKKTITINTGANGIARLYAAVTTAEKHSIHLVLPMLNNWGDRGSIKTYRAYFGWTHAEAQQAYKDYVTFIVDRYKDSPTIFSWQLYNEAPVSELQKRWWLCSDDTSLVYAYSFSEGIDFEANLKIPTLDYGTVHIYPIGWSYTYPWGDQWIRGHAALALKYSKPIVLEEYGVESTTSNRTAVLKEWQQTILDSDNTYDSFWQFVTNFPNGANTYDDYAIFYGT